A part of Drosophila bipectinata strain 14024-0381.07 chromosome 3L, DbipHiC1v2, whole genome shotgun sequence genomic DNA contains:
- the LOC108126302 gene encoding inositol monophosphatase ttx-7 translates to MSQPIDEKKLREYYEVSLELVRQCGPLFMEGFRKPKLEFQTKSAIYDQVTYYDKQIESVLSEGLLKAFPESKIIGEEALADSQSHGELTDAPTWIIDPIDGTNNYIRKIPHCCISVGLAINKQLVAGVIYNPAQNELYSAWQGHGAFLNGQPIHANDIKTMDQAVVALETSLMVFPKRRGSKMKRFYKLTSQANGSRSFGSAALGLCYVAVGQCDVYHVEHLKPWDLAAGVAILREAGGTVVHTSGGAYDVMHPDCVCASTEELARNVVRLIEEADQLTCLTFE, encoded by the exons ATGAGCCAGCCAATAGACGAAAAGAAACTCCGGGAGTACTATGAGGTGTCCCTGGAATTGGTGCGCCAGTGCGGCCCCCTGTTCATGGAGGGCTTCCGGAAACCGAAACTGGAATTCCAAACAAAGTCGGCCATCTACGACCAGGTCACCTACTACGACAAGCAAATCGAGAGTGTTCTCTCGGAGGGGCTGCTCAAGGCCTTTCCGGAATCGAAAATTATCGGAGAGGAAGCTTTGGCAGACTCGCAGTCGCATGGCGAACTGACGGACGCTCCCACATGGATTATAGACCCCATCGATGGCACCAACAACTACATCCGCAAGATCCCCCACTGCTGCATCTCCGTGGGCCTGGCCATCAACAAGCAGCTGGTGGCCGGAGTCATCTACAATCCGGCCCAGAACGAGCTGTACTCTGCCTGGCAGGGGCACGGAGCTTTTCTGAACGGCCAGCCCATCCATGCCAACGACATAAAGACG ATGGATCAAGCTGTGGTGGCTTTGGAGACCTCCCTAATGGTCTTCCCCAAGCGGCGGGGTAGCAAGATGAAGCGGTTCTACAAGCTGACTTCGCAGGCCAACGG CTCCCGCAGCTTCGGCAGCGCAGCTCTGGGGCTCTGCTATGTGGCCGTCGGCCAATGCGATGTCTATCATGTGGAGCACCTAAAGCCCTGGGATCTGGCCGCCGGAGTGGCCATTCTCCGGGAAGCAGGGGGTACTGTCGTCCACACCAGCGGCGGAGCCTATGATGTAATGCATCCCGATTGCGTGTGTGCCAGCACCGAGGAATTGGCGAGGAATGTAGTTCGACTGATTGAAGAGGCTGACCAGCTAACATGTTTAACTTTCGAGTAG
- the LOC108126303 gene encoding uncharacterized protein, which produces MSSPVSESKLKEYYDVALKLVLKCGPLMQEGYQKAKNDYVVKADFYDLVTVYDKQIEDILTEGLVAAFPDSLIIGEEESAASKRQAELTDAPTWIIDPIDGTTNFIHRIPHCCISVGLAINKELVVGVIYNPPANELFSAYKGHGAFLNGQPIRTSKATTVKQSVVAYEISLIHAAGVRDKNVKRLYKLASNATATRCFGSAALTLCYVASGQCDAYHVEDLKPWDIAAGAIILTEAGGTICHTSGSQFDVMKPDCVCAATPQLAKNVISLIDEASQITEYTFK; this is translated from the exons ATGAGTTCCCCGGTTAGCGAGTCCAAGCTCAAGGAGTACTACGATGTGGCCCTGAAGCTGGTCCTCAAGTGCGGACCCCTGATGCAGGAGGGCTACCAGAAGGCCAAGAACGACTATGTCGTCAAAGCGGACTTCTACGACCTCGTCACCGTCTACGACAAGCAAATCGAAGACATCCTCACCGAGGGCTTGGTGGCCGCCTTCCCCGACTCCCTCATCATTGGCGAGGAGGAGTCGGCAGCCTCCAAGCGCCAGGCCGAGCTGACGGACGCCCCCACCTGGATCATCGATCCCATCGACGGCACCACCAACTTCATCCACCGCATCCCCCACTGCTGCATCTCCGTGGGCCTGGCCATCAACAAGGAACTGGTGGTGGGCGTCATCTACAACCCGCCGGCAAACGAGCTCTTTTCGGCGTACAAGGGGCACGGAGCTTTCCTCAACGGCCAGCCCATCCGCACCTCCAAAGCGACGACG GTCAAGCAGTCAGTGGTGGCCTATGAGATCTCGCTCATCCACGCCGCTGGAGTCAGGGACAAGAACGTGAAGCGCCTCTACAAGCTGGCCTCCAACGCCACCGCCACCCGCTGCTTCGGTAGCGCAGCTCTGACCCTGTGCTATGTGGCCAGCGGGCAGTGCGATGCCTACCATGTGGAGGACCTGAAGCCCTGGGACATAGCTGCCGGCGCCATTATCCTCACCGAGGCCGGAGGCACCATCTGCCACACCAGCGGCTCCCAGTTCGATGTGATGAAGCCCGACTGCGTGTGCGCCGCCACCCCGCAGCTGGCCAAGAACGTGATTAGCCTTATCGACGAGGCCAGCCAGATTACAGAGTACACCTTTAAGTAG
- the Arl1 gene encoding ADP-ribosylation factor-like protein 1, translating to MGGVLSYFRGLLGSREMRILILGLDGAGKTTILYRLQVGEVVTTIPTIGFNVEQVTYKNLKFQVWDLGGQTSIRPYWRCYYSNTDAIIYVVDSADRDRIGISKDELLYMLREEELAGAILVVLANKQDMEGCMTVAEVHHALGLENLKNRTFQIFKTSATKGEGLDQAMDWLSNTLQSRK from the exons ATGG GTGGGGTGCTCAGCTACTTTCGCGGCCTGCTCGGCTCCCGGGAGATGCGCATCTTGATACTCGGACTTGATGGCGCCGGCAAGACAACCATCCTCTACAGACTGCAGGTGGGCGAAGTGGTCACCACGATACCCACCATCGGCTTCAACGTGGAGCAGGTCACATACAAGAACCTCAAGTTCCAGGTCTGGGACTTGGGTGGCCAGACAAGTATTAG ACCCTACTGGCGTTGCTATTATAGCAACACAGACGCCATCATCTATGTGGTGGACTCGGCGGACAGGGATCGGATTGGCATCTCCAAGGACGAGCTGTTGTACATGCTGCGGGAAGAGGAACTGGCCGGAGCGATACTGGTCGTCTTGGCCAACAAGCAGGACATGGAAGGTTGCATGACCGTTGCCGAGGTCCACCACGCGCTGGGGCTGGAGAACCTCAAGAACCGCACATTTCAGATATTCAAGACGTCGGCAACCAAGGGCGAGGGACTCGATCAGGCCATGGACTGGCTATCCAACACTCTGCAGAGCCGCAAATGA
- the LOC108126300 gene encoding uncharacterized protein: MSEVRQEEIEELYNFIHPLAIQAGEILMEGYEMASKNVSIKGDFYDVVTDYDNKIEDFLMEKILSSYPSHKFIGEEATAKNNNVSGELTDAPTWIIDPIDGTSNFIKQIPHVCVSIGLSINKQIVVGVINNPVQKKVFTAKLGQGAFCNGQPIRVSSCDSIKNANVAYEVSLLHVHSVANKHIKRIYHIGLNARRLVAYSCVVDELCMVAAGNLDAFYIEDMYPWDCAAGYLLVKEAGGVVTHPFGGPFDIMKPDLVCAGTEKLRKEIEDLLRKADKEESVGGKPVPK, from the exons ATGTCTGAAGTACGGCAAGAGGAGATCGAGGAGTTGTACAACTTCATCCATCCCCTGGCGATCCAGGCGGGGGAGATCCTCATGGAGGGCTACGAGATGGCCAGCAAGAATGTGTCCATCAAGGGAGACTTTTACGACGTGGTCACCGACTACGACAACAAGATCGAGGACTTCCTCATGGAGAAGATCCTCTCGAGCTATCCGAGCCACAAGTTCATAGGCGAGGAGGCCACGGCCAAGAACAACAATGTCTCCGGGGAGCTGACAGATGCCCCCACCTGGATCATAGATCCGATCGATGGCACCTCCAACTTCATCAAGCAGATCCCGCACGTCTGCGTGTCGATTGGCCTGTCCATCAACAAACAAATCGTAGTGGGAGTCATAAACAATCCCGTCCAGAAGAAGGTCTTTACTGCCAAGCTGGGCCAGGGCGCCTTCTGCAACGGCCAGCCCATCCGAGTGAGTAGCTGCGACAGCATCAAGAACGCCAATGTGGCCTACGAAGTGTCCCTGCTGCATGTCCACTCGGTGGCCAACAAGCACATCAAAAGGATCTACCACATAGGCCTGAATGCCAGGAG ACTTGTGGCCTACTCCTGCGTGGTGGATGAGCTGTGCATGGTGGCCGCCGGCAACCTGGACGCCTTCTACATCGAGGACATGTACCCTTGGGACTGTGCTGCCGGCTATCTGTTGGTGAAGGAAGCAGGCGGCGTGGTCACACATCCTTTCGGGGGACCCTTCGACATTATGAAGCCGGACCTGGTCTGCGCCGGCACCGAGAAGCTGCGCAAGGAGATCGAGGATCTGCTGCGCAAGGCCGACAAGGAGGAGTCGGTGGGAGGCAAGCCAGTGCCGAAGTAA
- the Hip14 gene encoding palmitoyltransferase Hip14 translates to MYQSACQAATTGSCVPGASQQPDNERQSALIAQQPPTAPVEPDYSGFDIVKATQYGAIARVRELVESGWDVNQPDSETVTLLHWAAINNRRDIIRYFLEKGATVDAVGGELNATPLHWATRQGHLGAVVLLMAAGADPRIRDAEGCSCIHIAAQFAHTALVAYFIAKGVDPDLQDRGGMTALMWAAWKVCALDPVRLLLTLGANPAMVDYTHGNTALHWAILARNATAISTLVLKSKASLDVPNLRGETPLTMLESQTGAIWIGAKVMDRVKEAALTSQQRRSLVSKLRHDKRLRWWSMVACPFTAFYLAGIVFTVNTLYIIKFFLLGCLYAIFHTIGKALFDEHLMALLPLSVYLATKAWFYITWLMFIDDAVSFTATICFLISSLALWVCFLKSWKGDPGIIRPTREQRFKTIIELSERGGIGFEPASFCSGCLVRRPIRSKHCSVCDRCVARFDHHCPWVGNCIGLKNHSYFMGFLWMLLIMCAWMLYGGSKFYVNQCNVRFDDFLGAMRAIGNCNAWVGWVMGNALLHMSWVILLTICQTYQVICLGMTTNERMNRGRYRHFQAKGGHSPFTRGPFQNLVDFLECSCFGLVQPKRVDWMNYYDYDAQTHQTIEKEPLLSVDCPDGMGGDHQYV, encoded by the exons ATGTACCAGAGCGCCTGCCAGGCGGCCACCACGGGCTCCTGTGTCCCGGGCGCCAGCCAGCAACCGGACAACGAGCGGCAATCGGCGCTAATTGCCCAGCAGCCGCCCACCGCTCCCGTCGAGCCGGATTACAGTGGCTTCGACATTGTGAAGGCCACCCAGTACGGAGCCATTGCCCGTGTCAGAGAGTTGGTGGAATCCGGCTGGGATGTCAATCAGCCCGACAGCGAAACCGTGACCCTGCTTCATTGGGCAGCCATCAATAATCGGCGGGACATAATCCGCTACTTCCTGGAGAAGGGCGCTACTGTGGACGCCGTGGGCGGAGAGCTGAATGCCACGCCCCTCCACTGGGCTACCCGACAGGGGCACCTCGGTGCTGTTGTCCTGCTCATGGCCGCTGGAGCCGACCCGAGGATCCGGGATGCGGAGGGCTGCTCGTGCATACACATCGCCGCCCAGTTCGCCCACACCGCCTTAGTGGCCTACTTCATAGCCAAGGGTGTGGACCCAGACCTGCAGGATCGGGGCGGAATGACGGCTCTTATGTGGGCAGCATGGAAG GTCTGTGCACTGGATCCAGTGCGCTTGTTGTTAACTCTTGGAGCCAATCCCGCTATGGTAGATTATACACATGGAAACACGGCCTTGCACTGGGCGATCTTGGCGCGAAACGCCACGGCCATCTCTACCCTCGTGCTCAAGTCGAAGGCCTCGTTGGACGTACCCAATCTCAGGGGAGAGACGCCACTCACAATGCTGGAGTCGCAGACGGGTGCCATCTGGATAGGAGCTAAGGTCATGGACAGGGTGAAGGAGGCGGCGCTCACTTCGCAGCAGCGCAGATCACTGGTCTCCAAGCTGCGCCACGACAAGCGTCTGAGGTGGTGGTCCATGGTGGCGTGCCCCTTCACAGCCTTCTACCTGGCGGGAATCGTCTTCACCGTCAACACCCTGTACATCATCAAGTTTTTCCTGCTCGGCTGCCTCTATGCCATTTTCCACACAATCGGTAAGGCGCTGTTCGATGAGCACCTGATGGCCCTCTTGCCGCTCAGCGTTTACCTGGCCACCAAGGCCTGGTTCTACATCACCTGGCTGATGTTCATCGACGATGCTGTCTCGTTCACGGCCACCATCTGCTTCCTGATCTCATCACTGGCCCTGTGGGTGTGCTTCCTCAAGTCGTGGAAGGGGGATCCGGGTATCATTCGACCTACCAGGGAGCAGAGATTCAAG ACCATCATTGAGCTGTCGGAGCGCGGTGGGATCGGCTTCGAGCCCGCCTCCTTCTGCTCTGGGTGCCTGGTGCGAAGACCCATCCGGTCCAAGCACTGTTCCGTGTGCGATCGGTGCGTGGCGCGGTTCGATCACCACTGTCCCTGGGTGGGAAACTGCATCGGGCTGAAAAACCACAGCTACTTCATGGGATTCCTTTGGATGCTGTTGATCATGTGTGCCTGGATGCTGTACGGTGGCTCAAAGTTCTATGTTAACCAGTGCAATGTTCGGTTCGATG ATTTTCTTGGTGCCATGCGGGCCATTGGCAACTGCAACGCCTGGGTGGGCTGGGTGATGGGCAACGCCCTGCTGCACATGTCCTGGGTGATCCTGCTGACGATTTGCCAGACGTACCAGGTGATCTGCCTGGGAATGACCACCAACGAGCGGATGAATCGTGGGCGCTATCGCCACTTCCAGGCCAAAGGCGGCCACAGCCCGTTCACCCGCGGCCCCTTCCAGAACCTGGTGGACTTCCTCGAGTGCAGCTGCTTCGGACTGGTGCAGCCGAAGCGGGTGGATTGGATGAACTACTACGACTACGACGCCCAGACGCACCAGACCATCGAGAAGGAGCCGCTGCTGAGTGTCGACTGCCCGGACGGAATGGGTGGAGACCATCAGTACGTGTAG
- the PolD1 gene encoding DNA polymerase delta catalytic subunit produces MDAKRKFNGPSNGQSKKPRNPDEDEEMDFEAELAAFENSEDMDQTLLLGEGPENQQTSERWSRPAPPKLDPAKDSLEFQQLDVENYQGQPLPGMPGAQLGPVPVVRMFGVTMDGNSVCCHVHGFCPYFYIEAPKKFEERHCEKLQQALDQKVIADIRNNKDNVQEAVLMVELVEKLNIHGYNGDKKQRYIKISVTLPRFVAAASRLLKKEVIMAEIDFQDCRAFENNIDFDIRFMVDTSVVGCNWIELPKGEWRLRSSHSKPLPESRCQIEVDVAFDKFISHEPEGEWAKVAPFRILSFDIECAGRKGIFPEAKMDPVIQIANMVIRQGEHEPFIRNVFTLDECAPIIGSQVLCHEKETQLLDKWGAFVREVDPDILTGYNINNFDIPYLLNRAAHLKVKNFEYLGRIKNIRSVIKEQVIQSKQMGRRENQYVNFEGRVPFDLLFVLLRDYKLRSYTLNAVSYHFLQEQKEDVHHSIITDLQNGDEQTRRRLAMYCLKDAYLPLRLLEKLMAIVNYMEMARVTGVPLESLLTRGQQIKVMSQLLRKAKTKGFIMPSYTSQGSDEQFEGATVIEPKRGYYADPISTLDFASLYPSIMMAHNLCYTTLVLGGTREKLREQENLQDDQVERTPANNYFVKSEVRRGLLPEILESLLAARKRAKNDLKVETDPFKRKVLDGRQLALKISANSVYGFTGAQVGKLPCLEISGSVTAYGRTMIEMTKNEVESHYTQANGYENNAVVIYGDTDSVMVNFGVKTLERSMELGREAAELVSSKFVHPIKLEFEKVYYPYLLINKKRYAGLYFTRPETYDKMDCKGIETVRRDNSPLVANLMNTCLQKLLIERDPDGAVAYAKQVIADLLCNRIDISHLVITKELAKTDYAAKQAHVELAAKMKKRDPGTAPKLGDRVPYVICAAAKNTPAYQKAEDPLYVLENSVPIDATYYLEQQLAKPLLRIFEPILGEKAESILLKGEHTRTRTVVTSKVGGLAGFMTKKTSCLGCKSLMPKGYEQACLCPHCEPRMSELYQKEVRAKRELEESFSRLWTECQRCQGSLHEEVICSNRDCPIFYMRQKVRMDLDTQEKRVLRFGPADW; encoded by the exons ATGGATGCCAAACGCAAGTTTAATGGACCGTCCAATGGGCAGTCCAAGAAGCCCAG GAATCCTGATGAAGATGAGGAAATGGACTTTGAGGCAGAACTGGCTGCCTTTGAAAACAGCGAGGATATGGACCAGACCTTGTTACTGGGAGAAGGACCGGAAAACCAACAGACCAGCGAACGTTGGTCCCGGCCAGCGCCTCCCAAGTTAGATCCCGCCAAAGACAGCTTGGAATTCCAGCAACTGGATGTGGAGAACTATCAAGGCCAACCGCTGCCAGGGATGCCGGGTGCCCAGTTGGGTCCAGTGCCCGTAGTTCGTATGTTTGGTGTCACCATGGATGGGAACTCTGTTTGCTGTCATGTCCACGGATTCTGCCCGTATTTCTACATCGAAGCCCCCAAGAAGTTCGAGGAGCGCCACTGCGAAAAACTGCAGCAAGCTCTTGACCAGAAGGTCATAGCTGATATTCGCAACAATAAGGATAATGTGCAGGAAGCTGTGCTCATGGTCGAGCTCGTGGAGAAGCTGAATATCCACGGCTACAATGGCGACAAGAAGCAGCGATACATTAAGATCTCTGTGACTTTGCCCAGATTTGTGGCTGCCGCCTCAAGATTGCTGAAGAAGGAGGTCATAATGGCGGAGATTGATTTTCAGGACTGTCGCGCCTTTGAGAACAACATTGACTTTGATATCCGCTTCATGGTGGACACGTCAGTAGTGGGCTGTAACTGGATAGAGCTTCCGAAAGGCGAATGGCGTCTGAGGAGCAGTCACAGCAAGCCACTGCCCGAGTCCCGTTGCCAGATCGAGGTGGATGTGGCCTTCGATAAGTTCATTTCCCACGAGCCTGAGGGCGAATGGGCCAAGGTGGCTCCCTTCCGCATCCTGTCCTTCGATATCGAATGCGCTGGTCGCAAGGGAATATTTCCAGAAGCCAAAATGGATCCTGTGATTCAGATAGCCAATATGGTTATCCGGCAGGGCGAGCATGAGCCCTTCATCAGGAATGTCTTCACCCTGGACGAATGTGCTCCCATTATTGGCAGCCAAGTGCTGTGCCATGAGAAGGAGACCCAGCTTCTGGACAAGTGGGGCGCCTTCGTCCGAGAGGTTGATCCAGACATTCTAACTGGCTACAACATAAACAACTTCGATATCCCCTACCTTCTCAACCGAGCAGCTCACTTGAAGGTGAAGAACTTCGAGTATCTGGGCCGGATCAAGAACATACGCTCCGTGATCAAGGAGCAGGTGATACAGTCCAAGCAAATGGGTCGTCGAGAAAACCAGTACGTGAACTTCGAGGGCAGGGTTCCCTTCGATCTGCTGTTTGTGCTGCTCCGAGACTATAAGCTGCGCTCCTACACCCTCAACGCTGTAAGCTACCATTTTCTGCAAGAACAGAAGGAGGATGTCCATCACAGCATCATTACGGATCTGCAGAACGGCGATGAGCAGACGCGTCGCCGCCTGGCCATGTACTGCCTAAAGGATGCGTACCTTCCGCTGCGTTTGCTGGAAAAACTGATGGCCATTGTCAACTACATGGAGATGGCCAGGGTGACGGGAGTACCCTTGGAATCCCTGCTCACCCGCGGACAACAAATCAAGGTTATGAGCCAACTGCTGCGCAAGGCCAAGACCAAGGGCTTCATCATGCCCTCCTACACCTCCCAAGGCTCGGACGAACAGTTCGAGGGTGCTACTGTTATTGAACCCAAAAGGGGCTACTATGCGGATCCGATTTCAACTTTGGATTTCGCCTCTCTGTACCCGAGTATCATGATGGCCCACAATCTCTGCTACACCACCTTGGTTCTGGGCGGAACTCGGGAGAAGCTAAGGGAGCAGGAAAACCTTCAAGACGACCAAGTGGAGCGCACTCCCGCCAATAATTACTTTGTGAAATCCGAGGTCAGAAGAGGTCTCCTGCCTGAAATCTTGGAGTCCCTCCTGGCCGCAAGaaaacgggccaagaacgacCTGAAAGTGGAAACCGATCCCTTCAAAAGGAAGGTTCTGGATGGTCGACAGCTGGCGCTCAAGATTTCGGCCAATTCCGTGTACGGATTCACTGGCGCCCAGGTGGGAAAGCTGCCTTGCCTGGAGATTTCTGGCAGCGTCACCGCCTACGGCCGCACCATGATTGAGATGACCAAGAACGAGGTGGAGTCGCACTACACCCAAGCCAACGGCTACGAAAACAATGCCGTAGTCATCTATGGCGACACGGATTCTGTGATGGTCAACTTTGGGGTGAAGACCCTGGAGCGGAGCATGGAACTGGGCAGGGAGGCAGCAGAGCTGGTCAGCTCCAAGTTCGTCCACCCCATCAAGCTGGAGTTCGAGAAGGTATACTATCCCTACCTCCTTATCAACAAAAAGCGCTACGCAGGATTGTACTTCACGCGACCGGAGACGTACGATAAAATGGACTGCAAGGGCATTGAGACAGTCCGAAGAGACAACTCCCCCCTGGTGGCCAACCTGATGAACACCTGCCTCCAGAAGCTGCTCATTGAACGAGACCCCGATGGCGCCGTGGCCTACGCCAAGCAGGTGATTGCAGATCTGCTCTGTAATCGGATAGACATATCGCACCTGGTCATCACCAAGGAGCTGGCCAAGACTGACTACGCCGCCAAGCAGGCGCACGTGGAGCTGGCCGCAAAGATGAAGAAGAGGGATCCTGGCACGGCCCCGAAGCTGGGAGATCGAGTTCCGTACGTCATTTGCGCTGCAGCCAAGAACACACCCGCCTACCAAAAGGCAGAGGATCCCCTGTACGTCCTGGAGAACAGCGTGCCCATCGACGCCACTTACTACCTGGAGCAGCAGCTCGCCAAGCCGCTGCTGAGGATCTTCGAGCCCATTCTGGGAGAGAAGGCAGAGTCGATTCTGCTGAAGGGCGAGCACACCCGCACCCGCACAGTGGTGACCTCCAAAGTGGGCGGACTAGCCGGCTTCATGACCAAGAAGACCTCCTGCTTGGGCTGCAAGTCCCTGATGCCCAAGGGCTACGAGCAGGCCTGCCTTTGTCCCCACTGCGAACCCCGGATGAGCGAGCTCTACCAGAAGGAAGTGCGCGCCAAGCGGGAGCTGGAGGAATCCTTCTCTCGCCTGTGGACAGAGTGCCAGCGCTGCCAGGGATCCCTGCACGAGGAGGTGATTTGTTCCAACCGCGACTGCCCCATCTTCTACATGCGCCAGAAGGTGCGCATGGATCTTGATACGCAGGAGAAGCGGGTCCTCCGGTTCGGCCCGGCCGACTGGTGA
- the LOC108126301 gene encoding inositol monophosphatase 1, which translates to MAASREQIEELYEFIHPLAVRAGEILLEGYENAGKAVALKDGEFYNVVTAYDNQIEEFLMEEILARYPEHKFIGEEDTHKNDNITKELTDSPTWIIDPIDGTSNFIKQIPHVSVSIGLSINKQIVLGVVNNPAQKKLYTAKLGQGAYCNGEPIRVSSCKTINDANVAYEVCLLHAPKIRNKHIKRIYHVGSNARRLLAYSAVVDSLCMVAAGNLDAFHIEDMYPWDCAAGYLLICEAGGVVTHPYGGPFQIMKPDLICAGTEKLRAEIEQLIRRADQEPHVGGDGVCNLDDVLQEIISRNPR; encoded by the exons ATGGCAGCTAGCAGGGAGCAGATCGAGGAGCTCTATGAGTTCATCCATCCCTTGGCGGTACGCGCCGGGGAAATCCTTCTCGAAGGCTACGAGAACGCCGGCAAGGCTGTGGCCCTGAAGGACGGGGAGTTCTACAACGTGGTCACCGCCTACGACAACCAGATCGAGGAGTTCCTCATGGAGGAGATTCTGGCCAGGTACCCGGAGCACAAGTTCATTGGCGAGGAGGACACCCACAAGAATGACAACATAACCAAGGAGCTCACCGACTCCCCCACCTGGATCATAGATCCCATCGATGGCACCTCCAACTTCATCAAGCAGATCCCCCACGTCTCCGTCTCTATTGGACTGTCCATCAACAAACAGATCGTCCTGGGAGTGGTCAACAATCCCGCCCAGAAGAAGCTGTACACCGCCAAGCTGGGCCAGGGGGCCTATTGCAACGGGGAGCCCATCCGGGTGAGCAGCTGCAAGACCATCAACGACGCCAATGTAGCCTACGAGGTCTGCCTGCTGCACGCCCCCAAGATCCGGAACAAGCACATCAAGCGGATCTACCATGTGGGCTCCAATGCCAGAAG ACTCCTGGCCTACTCGGCTGTGGTGGACTCCCTCTGCATGGTGGCCGCTGGCAACTTGGACGCCTTCCACATCGAGGACATGTACCCCTGGGACTGCGCTGCCGGCTACCTCCTCATCTGCGAGGCTGGCGGAGTGGTCACTCATCCCTATGGCGGGCCCTTCCAAATCATGAAGCCGGACCTAATCTGTGCCGGGACCGAGAAGCTAAGAGCCGAGATAGAGCAGCTCATAAGAAGAGCTGACCAGGAGCCGCATGTGGGAGGCGATGGAGTTTGTAATCTGGACGATGTTCTTCAAGAGATTATCAGCAGAAACCCCAGATAG